A single region of the Aquarana catesbeiana isolate 2022-GZ linkage group LG07, ASM4218655v1, whole genome shotgun sequence genome encodes:
- the LOC141102527 gene encoding dynein light chain Tctex-type 5-A-like, which produces MEATHETEIRRCICPKPKPRQKKCEGDGMRSLSETPMLLCSQRFQDQGLRRKAISQDDIKARSHSRPSAMESRPNDPDLDLHPQPSRCFSAEEAVRVIKSVLDEELKGCVYDATTSQHRAMQLAELVKAAVRDLGYERYKLVCFVAMGPVSQGTIYCCSRSVWSPNSDTYAEYLFENNSLFALCVVYAGYYE; this is translated from the coding sequence ATGGAGGCAACCCATGAAACTGAGATAAGACGATGTATTTGTCCAAAGCCAAAGCCGCGCCAGAAGAAGTGTGAAGGTGATGGGATGAGATCTCTTTCAGAGACACCCATGCTTCTTTGTTCCCAGCGGTTTCAAGATCAAGGCCTGAGACGTAAAGCTATTTCTCAGGATGACATAAAAGCAAGAAGCCATTCTCGACCTAGTGCCATGGAAAGTAGACCTAATGATCCAGATCTTGATCTACACCCACAGCCTAGTCGATGTTTTTCGGCAGAAGAAGCAGTACGTGTCATCAAGTCTGTCTTGGATGAAGAGCTGAAGGGCTGTGTTTATGATGCCACCACAAGCCAACATAGAGCAATGCAGCTTGCAGAGTTAGTAAAGGCAGCAGTAAGAGATCTTGGGTATGAACGGTACAAACTTGTCTGCTTTGTTGCAATGGGTCCAGTATCACAAGGCACTATATATTGCTGCAGCAGAAGTGTGTGGAGTCCAAATTCAGATACATATGCAGAATATCTGTTTGAGAATAATTCTCTCTTTGCACTATGTGTTGTGTATGCTGGATACTATGAATGA